A DNA window from Cognatiyoonia koreensis contains the following coding sequences:
- a CDS encoding flagellar basal body-associated FliL family protein has translation MTDITEDEAPPKKSKLPLILGLVLALAGGGGGFFAVSSGMLGSSGDADHTESSEDAKQVEDIPKVAFVALDPMVISLPAGGVSTHLRFAAQLEVTPEHAAEVEALKPRVIDVLNGYLRAVELSELGDPAILVKLRGQMLRRVQVVVGDGRVRDLLIMEFVLN, from the coding sequence ATGACAGACATAACAGAGGACGAAGCCCCCCCGAAAAAGTCCAAGCTGCCTTTGATTCTTGGACTTGTCCTTGCGCTCGCCGGCGGTGGCGGCGGGTTCTTTGCCGTCAGCAGCGGCATGTTGGGCAGCTCTGGTGATGCGGATCATACCGAATCATCCGAAGACGCGAAGCAGGTCGAAGACATCCCGAAGGTCGCGTTCGTCGCGCTTGATCCAATGGTCATTTCCTTGCCCGCGGGCGGCGTCAGCACACATCTTCGGTTTGCCGCACAGCTTGAAGTTACGCCCGAACACGCGGCAGAGGTCGAAGCGTTGAAACCGCGCGTGATCGACGTGCTGAATGGCTATCTTCGCGCCGTTGAACTCTCGGAACTCGGTGATCCGGCGATCCTGGTGAAACTGCGCGGGCAGATGCTGCGCCGCGTTCAGGTTGTCGTCGGGGATGGTCGGGTGCGCGACCTTTTAATTATGGAATTCGTTTTGAATTGA
- a CDS encoding flagellar biosynthetic protein FliR: MIADLIPLLPFSQNALWGFFLVFLRIGSMVSFLPAFGEQTVPVRVRLGITLAFCLIIFPAVSDRTTAAPDTLMSGLAIGGPEIATGLFFGLLLRFFVIALQTAGAIAAQSTSLSQIFGGTAGADPQPAIGHVLVVAGLALAAMMGLHVQFAAYMIQSYNLVPLGAVVESETVSALGVAAVSRTFALGFTLAAPFVLASLIYNVTLGVINKAMPQLMVSFVGAPAITAGGLFLLLITAPFILSIWVDTFMAFVMNPSGGF; encoded by the coding sequence ATGATTGCCGATCTGATCCCGTTGCTGCCGTTTTCGCAGAACGCGCTTTGGGGCTTTTTCCTTGTGTTCTTGCGCATCGGGAGCATGGTGTCGTTCCTGCCGGCGTTTGGTGAACAGACAGTTCCTGTTCGTGTGCGGCTGGGAATCACGCTGGCGTTTTGCCTCATCATTTTTCCCGCCGTGTCCGACCGCACAACCGCCGCGCCAGATACGCTGATGTCCGGGCTGGCTATCGGCGGGCCAGAGATCGCGACCGGTCTCTTCTTCGGGTTGCTCTTGCGCTTTTTCGTGATCGCGTTGCAAACCGCCGGTGCCATCGCGGCGCAATCGACCTCTCTGTCACAGATTTTCGGTGGCACGGCCGGGGCAGATCCGCAACCGGCCATTGGTCATGTGCTCGTGGTTGCCGGGCTTGCATTGGCCGCGATGATGGGGCTGCACGTGCAATTCGCGGCCTATATGATCCAAAGCTATAACCTTGTGCCGCTTGGGGCCGTGGTCGAAAGCGAAACCGTTTCCGCTCTGGGCGTCGCAGCTGTCAGCCGGACATTTGCGCTCGGATTTACGCTGGCGGCCCCGTTCGTGCTGGCGTCCCTGATTTACAATGTGACCCTTGGGGTCATCAACAAGGCAATGCCGCAATTGATGGTATCCTTTGTCGGCGCGCCTGCGATCACGGCTGGCGGGCTGTTCCTGCTTCTCATCACCGCACCGTTCATCCTGTCGATCTGGGTCGATACGTTCATGGCCTTCGTCATGAACCCGTCAGGGGGTTTTTGA
- the flhA gene encoding flagellar biosynthesis protein FlhA encodes MALKNVFQPTILLALALMAIIVMMILPMPAWVLDLGLAASFALAILMFTVTLFIERPLDFSAFPTVLLASLMLRLSLNVSSTKLIIGEGHTGTDAAGEVIEGFAMFVMSGNVLLGLVVFCVLLIVNFVVINKGATRMAEVGARFALDAMPGKQLAIDSDVAAGAIDHTEAKARRETEQAETTFFGSLDGASKFVKGDAVAGLLITALNLVMGLVIGTTIHGMPIGQAFETYAILTVGDGLVSQIPAVIISIASALLLARGGATGATDLAIVTQLGRHPSALATVAVLMGLFALVPGMPFVPFIVGAAALGGCAFALSRAAKRAQAATAKQDMQPAQDAREPSMGDMLDLDDIHLEFAPDLVDMVLDQGTGLDTRIGNMRNHVATEYGLLLPEIRLTDNAALSRGAYVVYVLGVEQARDVLRPAQLLALLPDGEDRDIPGDAVTEPVYGAPARWIQPNQREGAALAGLTIVQPTEVLATHLLEVVKRNFPRLLTHKALRRRLDEMVNLSDPQRAEANRKMLDELMPDRVPMDVLLAVMRLLLEERVSVRNLPLILEATAEGRQLHPSIDAITEHVRQRLGFQLVAHVRRSDGTVPLVQLAPEWEDTFTTYEIRTERGGGDVALPPEEFNRLADGIADKLAKAAEAGTYAAVVTSMRRRRFLRTVLSAKGIINPVLSFEEIGIDARPALVGLVPA; translated from the coding sequence ATGGCGCTCAAGAACGTATTCCAACCAACGATCCTGCTCGCGCTCGCATTGATGGCGATTATCGTGATGATGATCCTGCCGATGCCCGCGTGGGTTCTTGACCTTGGGCTTGCGGCATCATTTGCGCTTGCCATCCTGATGTTCACGGTGACGCTGTTCATCGAAAGACCGCTTGATTTTTCGGCATTCCCCACGGTGCTGTTGGCATCGCTAATGTTGCGCCTGTCGCTCAACGTGTCGTCGACCAAGCTGATCATCGGGGAAGGGCACACCGGAACCGATGCAGCTGGCGAAGTCATCGAAGGTTTTGCGATGTTCGTCATGAGCGGAAACGTCCTGCTTGGGTTGGTCGTCTTCTGCGTGCTGTTGATCGTGAATTTCGTGGTCATCAACAAGGGTGCCACGCGTATGGCCGAGGTGGGCGCGCGTTTTGCGCTTGATGCGATGCCTGGCAAACAACTTGCGATCGACAGCGACGTCGCAGCCGGTGCGATCGATCACACCGAAGCCAAGGCGCGACGCGAAACGGAACAGGCTGAAACGACATTTTTCGGCTCGCTCGACGGTGCGTCGAAATTTGTCAAAGGTGACGCGGTCGCCGGTCTTCTCATCACTGCCCTGAACCTTGTGATGGGCCTCGTGATCGGGACAACGATCCACGGTATGCCGATCGGGCAGGCGTTCGAGACTTATGCGATTCTGACTGTTGGCGACGGGCTGGTGTCACAAATCCCTGCGGTCATCATTTCGATTGCTTCCGCACTGCTTCTGGCACGTGGCGGGGCGACGGGGGCCACAGACCTTGCGATCGTCACGCAGCTTGGTCGGCATCCGTCTGCACTTGCGACGGTCGCTGTGCTGATGGGGCTCTTTGCGCTCGTGCCAGGGATGCCGTTCGTTCCCTTCATTGTCGGGGCGGCGGCATTGGGGGGGTGTGCATTTGCGCTGTCCCGCGCGGCCAAGCGCGCGCAGGCAGCCACAGCCAAACAGGACATGCAACCTGCGCAAGACGCGCGCGAACCGTCGATGGGTGATATGCTCGACCTTGATGATATCCACCTCGAATTCGCGCCGGATCTGGTGGATATGGTACTGGATCAGGGGACTGGGCTTGATACGCGCATCGGCAACATGCGCAATCATGTTGCCACGGAATACGGCCTTTTGCTGCCTGAAATCAGGCTGACAGACAACGCTGCGCTATCGCGTGGTGCATATGTCGTTTACGTGCTTGGCGTCGAACAGGCGCGTGACGTGTTGCGGCCCGCGCAACTGCTCGCGCTCTTGCCAGACGGTGAGGACCGCGACATCCCCGGCGACGCAGTGACAGAGCCTGTTTACGGCGCACCCGCGCGCTGGATTCAGCCCAACCAAAGGGAAGGGGCGGCCCTTGCCGGTCTAACGATTGTGCAACCGACCGAGGTTCTGGCCACACACCTGCTTGAAGTGGTCAAACGCAATTTCCCACGGCTTTTGACGCACAAGGCCTTGCGGCGTCGGCTGGATGAAATGGTGAACCTGAGCGATCCGCAGCGGGCAGAAGCAAACCGCAAGATGCTTGATGAACTCATGCCGGACCGCGTACCGATGGATGTGCTGTTGGCGGTCATGCGGCTTTTGCTGGAAGAACGGGTCTCGGTACGCAACCTGCCGCTGATCCTCGAGGCGACGGCCGAAGGACGGCAGCTTCATCCTTCGATCGACGCGATCACCGAACATGTCCGCCAGCGGCTTGGCTTCCAACTCGTCGCGCATGTGCGCCGGTCGGATGGGACGGTGCCGCTGGTACAGTTGGCACCCGAATGGGAAGACACGTTCACGACATACGAAATCCGTACCGAACGCGGTGGGGGCGATGTGGCGCTGCCGCCAGAAGAATTCAACAGGCTGGCTGACGGCATTGCGGACAAGCTGGCCAAAGCGGCAGAGGCGGGCACATACGCGGCCGTCGTCACCTCCATGCGCCGCAGGCGTTTCCTGCGCACGGTCCTGTCCGCCAAGGGAATCATCAATCCCGTCCTGTCTTTCGAAGAAATCGGAATCGACGCGCGCCCGGCACTTGTCGGCCTTGTCCCCGCATGA
- the flgA gene encoding flagellar basal body P-ring formation chaperone FlgA has product MRWLALVLCLAPRAEAETVVAARTIQAQTIIAATDLVLQDGDVSGGESDPALFIGMEARVALYAGRPIRVGDVGFPALVDRNQLVPLVYENNGLLIRTEGRALGRAGAGEMVRVMNMSSRNTVSARIGPDGAAYVLAGADG; this is encoded by the coding sequence ATGCGTTGGTTGGCCCTGGTGCTGTGTCTTGCCCCCCGCGCAGAGGCGGAAACCGTCGTTGCAGCGCGCACCATCCAGGCGCAGACGATCATTGCGGCGACCGATCTTGTCCTGCAAGACGGCGATGTCAGCGGCGGGGAAAGCGATCCTGCCCTGTTCATCGGGATGGAGGCACGGGTCGCGCTTTATGCAGGACGACCCATTCGCGTCGGCGATGTCGGCTTTCCTGCCTTGGTCGATCGCAATCAGCTTGTCCCGCTGGTTTATGAAAACAACGGGCTGCTGATCCGAACGGAAGGGCGCGCGCTTGGCCGCGCCGGGGCGGGTGAAATGGTGCGGGTGATGAACATGTCATCGCGCAACACCGTATCCGCAAGGATCGGGCCCGATGGGGCCGCATATGTACTGGCAGGGGCTGACGGATGA
- the motA gene encoding flagellar motor stator protein MotA, whose protein sequence is MVGFVGIAIVFVMVFGGYLLAGGKMGIILKSLPFEMIMIGGAALGAFVISNDTSAIKHTLKDVGKVFKGAKWKQQDYQDLMCLLFELIRIARANPVALEEHIESPDSSSIFGKYPRIQADGEAVALICDTLRSATMNYDDPHQVEEVLEKRIEATLHHKLHSTHALQTVADGLPALGIVAAVLGVIKTMGSIDQPPEVLGKLIGGALVGTFLGVFLAYGLVGPFAVRVKAVIEDDGHFYKLIREILVANLHRHAPNICIEVGRQNTPDHLRPDFSTLEEALKSAKQDAA, encoded by the coding sequence ATGGTCGGATTTGTTGGTATCGCGATTGTCTTTGTCATGGTGTTCGGCGGCTATTTGCTGGCGGGCGGCAAGATGGGAATTATCCTGAAATCGCTGCCGTTCGAAATGATCATGATCGGTGGCGCGGCACTGGGTGCGTTCGTTATCAGCAACGATACAAGCGCCATCAAACATACGTTGAAAGACGTTGGAAAGGTCTTCAAAGGCGCGAAATGGAAGCAGCAGGATTATCAGGACTTGATGTGCCTGTTGTTCGAGCTGATCCGCATCGCGCGCGCCAATCCGGTCGCCCTTGAAGAACATATCGAAAGCCCTGACAGTTCGAGCATCTTCGGAAAATATCCACGTATTCAGGCAGATGGTGAGGCGGTGGCATTGATCTGCGATACGCTTCGGTCCGCGACGATGAACTATGACGATCCGCATCAGGTCGAAGAAGTACTTGAAAAGCGGATCGAGGCGACGCTTCATCACAAACTGCATTCAACGCATGCGCTTCAGACCGTCGCGGATGGCCTGCCCGCACTGGGCATTGTTGCTGCGGTTCTGGGTGTTATCAAGACGATGGGCTCGATCGACCAACCGCCAGAGGTGCTTGGCAAACTGATTGGCGGCGCGCTTGTCGGTACGTTTCTGGGCGTATTCCTGGCCTACGGTCTGGTCGGCCCGTTCGCGGTGCGCGTCAAAGCGGTGATCGAGGATGACGGACATTTCTACAAACTGATCCGGGAAATCCTCGTCGCGAACCTTCACCGGCATGCGCCCAACATCTGTATCGAGGTGGGGCGGCAGAACACACCGGATCATTTGCGCCCAGATTTTTCTACTTTGGAAGAAGCCCTGAAATCTGCCAAGCAGGATGCTGCATAG
- the flgG gene encoding flagellar basal-body rod protein FlgG, translated as MRALKIAAAGMTAQQMRVEVISNNLANMSTTGYNPRRAEFADLHYQQLARPGTINASDGTVLPTGVQLGLGVRASAVSVMLSQGSLGQTGGDLDVAIEGLGYLEVTLPNGTAAFTRDGALKRTGDGLIVTADGYPVAPDITIPADARSVSINAEGEVYAYFTDRIEPELLGQFTLAGFTNPKGLEAIGSNLFLETPASGPSVVTTPGQDGLGVLRQGYLEDSSVDPVREVTDLIEAQRGYELNSKVITAGDQMLGAMVQIR; from the coding sequence ATGCGTGCACTCAAGATCGCGGCGGCCGGTATGACGGCGCAGCAAATGCGGGTCGAAGTCATTTCCAACAACCTCGCCAACATGAGTACGACGGGATATAACCCCCGCCGCGCCGAGTTTGCGGACCTGCATTATCAACAACTGGCGCGGCCCGGTACGATCAACGCCTCTGACGGGACAGTTCTGCCCACCGGTGTGCAGCTTGGACTGGGCGTGCGGGCCAGCGCGGTTTCCGTGATGTTGTCACAAGGCTCGCTTGGGCAGACCGGTGGCGATCTGGACGTCGCCATCGAAGGGCTTGGTTATCTTGAGGTCACGCTGCCCAACGGTACCGCCGCCTTTACCCGTGATGGCGCGCTGAAACGGACAGGTGACGGCTTGATCGTTACGGCAGATGGGTATCCTGTCGCGCCGGATATCACGATCCCCGCCGACGCACGCAGTGTGTCGATCAACGCCGAAGGTGAGGTTTATGCCTATTTCACCGACCGGATTGAACCGGAACTGCTGGGACAATTCACGCTTGCCGGGTTCACAAATCCCAAGGGACTTGAGGCAATCGGATCGAACCTGTTTCTTGAAACGCCAGCCTCGGGTCCGTCCGTGGTGACGACACCCGGACAGGACGGGTTAGGCGTGTTGCGGCAAGGTTACCTCGAAGACAGTTCTGTCGATCCGGTCAGAGAGGTCACAGACCTGATCGAGGCGCAGCGCGGCTACGAGCTCAATTCCAAAGTCATCACGGCCGGTGACCAGATGCTTGGCGCGATGGTGCAGATCAGATGA
- a CDS encoding FliM/FliN family flagellar motor switch protein, whose protein sequence is MNDASLTPHDSVAKGAGLLQQIPIEVLISVGKARPLVRDLLNLGENAVLPLDRRVDDPVELYIGDRLIARGELQEQEGGEPGQLAVKLTEVINDPTDLG, encoded by the coding sequence ATGAATGATGCAAGCCTTACGCCCCATGACAGCGTCGCGAAAGGTGCCGGACTTTTGCAACAAATCCCGATCGAGGTGCTGATTTCCGTTGGAAAGGCGCGCCCGCTGGTCCGGGATCTTCTTAATCTTGGTGAAAACGCGGTCTTACCGCTTGACCGCCGCGTGGATGACCCGGTGGAGCTTTATATCGGTGACAGGCTGATCGCGCGGGGCGAATTGCAAGAACAGGAAGGTGGCGAACCCGGACAGCTCGCCGTGAAACTGACCGAAGTGATTAATGACCCGACCGACCTTGGATAG
- a CDS encoding MotE family protein — translation MSAGPRRKRSGTLHIVAGLLISSALLRFMDGSGQAYAEGEPATPAAVPMTPQGQADSSPDIDTLLATLLAREARVATQEEQITARLQALSVAEAEMQEQLDALVEAEESLRATIALAEEASQTDLGRLTTVYENMKPKDAAALFEEMAPDFAAGFLGMMRPEPAALIMTQLTPQTAHSISVVLAGRNAGVPTQ, via the coding sequence ATGAGTGCAGGACCACGCCGCAAACGCAGTGGCACGTTGCATATCGTTGCAGGCTTGCTGATCTCGTCCGCCCTGCTGCGTTTCATGGACGGATCGGGTCAGGCCTATGCAGAAGGCGAACCGGCCACGCCCGCGGCCGTGCCGATGACACCGCAGGGCCAGGCGGACAGTTCACCCGATATCGATACCCTTTTGGCAACGTTGCTGGCGCGGGAAGCCCGCGTAGCAACACAGGAAGAACAGATCACAGCACGGCTTCAGGCCTTGTCAGTCGCTGAGGCGGAAATGCAAGAGCAACTCGACGCGTTGGTCGAGGCGGAAGAATCGCTGAGAGCGACAATCGCCCTTGCAGAAGAGGCATCCCAAACCGATCTGGGCCGTTTGACCACGGTGTACGAGAATATGAAACCGAAGGACGCAGCCGCCTTGTTCGAGGAAATGGCCCCCGATTTCGCGGCTGGATTCCTTGGCATGATGCGACCGGAACCTGCCGCACTGATCATGACGCAGCTGACGCCGCAAACGGCACATTCCATCAGTGTCGTGCTTGCTGGGCGCAATGCAGGGGTTCCCACCCAATGA
- the flgH gene encoding flagellar basal body L-ring protein FlgH: MKKLIIAASCAALCACSSTPIGKPPELTSIVATPDRTAMVTYGLPDTIETAPNFPGASASLWTGDRGSLLGERRAMQRGDILTVVIEIDDRAEISNSTDRSRSASQQLGVPQLLGLPQRIDARAPEGASLGNAVSVNSQSASNGDGSVRRNEKLTLRVAATIIDVLPNGVLSVAGQQEVRVNFEVRELLVSGFVRPADITRQNEITYDKIASARISYGGRGQITDVQQPRYGQQALEAVLPF, from the coding sequence ATGAAAAAACTGATAATCGCTGCAAGTTGCGCAGCACTTTGCGCCTGCAGCAGTACACCAATTGGCAAACCGCCCGAGCTGACGTCCATCGTGGCAACACCGGACCGCACCGCCATGGTGACCTATGGCTTGCCGGACACGATCGAAACGGCACCGAATTTTCCGGGTGCTTCGGCCTCTTTGTGGACGGGGGATCGTGGATCGCTTTTGGGCGAACGCCGCGCGATGCAGCGCGGTGATATTCTGACGGTTGTCATCGAAATTGACGACCGCGCGGAAATCTCGAATTCGACGGACCGGTCGCGGTCTGCATCACAGCAATTGGGGGTGCCGCAACTTCTCGGCCTGCCACAACGTATTGATGCACGTGCACCAGAGGGTGCCTCGCTTGGCAATGCGGTATCGGTCAACTCGCAAAGTGCGTCAAATGGCGACGGATCGGTGCGGCGCAACGAAAAACTGACCTTGCGGGTCGCGGCCACGATCATCGATGTGCTGCCCAATGGCGTGCTGTCGGTCGCCGGCCAACAAGAGGTGCGCGTCAATTTCGAAGTGCGCGAATTGCTGGTATCCGGTTTTGTCAGGCCTGCAGACATCACTCGCCAGAACGAAATTACCTACGACAAGATCGCCTCCGCCCGCATTTCCTATGGCGGTCGGGGACAGATTACCGATGTGCAGCAACCCCGCTACGGGCAACAGGCGCTTGAAGCCGTGTTGCCGTTCTAA
- a CDS encoding EscU/YscU/HrcU family type III secretion system export apparatus switch protein, producing the protein MSDAEDDDKQFEPTQKKLDDARKKGEIAKSNDLITAAAYGGFLIVAMGMGSALLVGFASSLMGLLAEADALGRMTFAGSQNPLMGGVLLTTAAQAGPWFAGPAILAILALIAQRGLVFAPSKLAPKMSRISPISGAKNKFGRAGLFEFAKSTTKLLIYGVVLGVFLSFQMPRMIGAMHLTPAMVAVTLGQLVVSLLLIVLVIAAVLGIVDFLWQRAEHLRKHRMSRKEMMDETKQSEGDPMMKQQRRQRAFDIAMNQMLVDVPAADVVIVNPQHYAVALAWSRMPGTAPKCVAKGVDEVAARIREIAMEHGVPIHADPPTARALHATVAIGEEIAITHFKPVAAAIRFAEKVRQQARKRR; encoded by the coding sequence ATGTCGGACGCGGAAGATGATGACAAGCAGTTCGAACCGACGCAGAAAAAGCTCGACGATGCGCGCAAGAAGGGTGAAATCGCGAAATCGAACGACCTCATCACCGCCGCCGCTTATGGTGGCTTTCTGATCGTCGCAATGGGGATGGGATCTGCCCTTCTTGTTGGTTTCGCAAGCAGTTTGATGGGCCTGCTTGCAGAGGCGGACGCGCTTGGTCGCATGACATTCGCAGGGTCGCAGAACCCGCTGATGGGAGGTGTACTTCTGACGACGGCCGCGCAGGCAGGGCCTTGGTTCGCCGGCCCCGCAATTCTGGCCATTCTCGCGCTGATTGCGCAGCGCGGGCTGGTCTTTGCGCCATCGAAACTCGCCCCGAAAATGTCACGGATTTCACCGATTTCAGGTGCAAAGAACAAGTTCGGGCGTGCAGGGCTTTTCGAGTTTGCCAAGAGCACGACCAAACTGTTGATTTACGGGGTCGTGCTGGGCGTTTTTCTGTCGTTCCAGATGCCCCGCATGATCGGTGCGATGCATCTGACACCCGCCATGGTGGCAGTCACTTTGGGACAGTTGGTTGTGTCGCTGCTTTTGATCGTGCTGGTCATCGCTGCCGTGCTGGGGATCGTCGATTTCCTGTGGCAGCGGGCAGAGCATCTGCGCAAGCACCGCATGTCGCGCAAAGAGATGATGGACGAAACAAAACAGTCCGAAGGCGACCCGATGATGAAACAGCAGCGTCGCCAACGTGCCTTTGACATCGCCATGAACCAGATGCTGGTGGATGTGCCTGCAGCGGATGTCGTCATCGTCAACCCGCAGCACTATGCCGTCGCGCTTGCCTGGTCGCGGATGCCTGGAACAGCACCGAAATGTGTCGCAAAGGGCGTGGACGAAGTCGCCGCGCGAATCCGTGAAATCGCGATGGAGCACGGTGTGCCCATCCATGCAGACCCGCCAACGGCCCGCGCCTTGCATGCCACCGTCGCGATTGGCGAAGAGATTGCGATCACGCATTTCAAACCGGTTGCGGCCGCCATTCGCTTTGCCGAAAAGGTCCGGCAACAAGCGCGAAAGCGGCGATGA
- a CDS encoding flagellar basal body-associated FliL family protein, with protein sequence MKKLLLPLLLLLVGTGSGVGAGLLLKEPEQLEDHAANPCGDPADMAATPPPDPIPLDTETEYAKLNNQFVVPVVADDRVAAMVVLSLSIEVIAGNKEVIFETEPKLRDAFLQVLFDHANIGGFSGNFTTASNMRILREDLQRAAQSIVGTNALDVLILDIVRQDT encoded by the coding sequence ATGAAAAAACTGCTTTTGCCTCTTTTGCTTTTGCTTGTCGGCACCGGGTCCGGTGTCGGGGCCGGTTTGTTGCTCAAGGAACCGGAACAGCTCGAAGACCATGCGGCAAACCCGTGTGGTGATCCTGCCGATATGGCTGCGACGCCGCCGCCTGACCCTATTCCGCTGGATACCGAAACCGAATACGCAAAGCTCAACAACCAGTTCGTTGTTCCCGTTGTCGCGGATGACCGCGTTGCGGCGATGGTTGTTTTGTCGCTTAGCATCGAGGTCATCGCCGGCAACAAGGAAGTGATCTTTGAAACCGAACCGAAATTGCGTGACGCGTTTCTGCAAGTGCTGTTCGACCATGCCAATATCGGCGGGTTTTCCGGCAACTTCACGACGGCATCCAATATGCGGATCCTGCGCGAGGATCTGCAACGCGCGGCGCAGTCAATCGTCGGAACGAATGCGTTGGATGTTCTGATCCTGGATATCGTTCGGCAGGATACCTAG
- the fliF gene encoding flagellar basal-body MS-ring/collar protein FliF, whose protein sequence is MQGLLSVWTNLNTRRQIIAILSSAAIIALVVFLARGAGQKDLALLYGGLEPAAAGDVITALDQRGAIYEVRGGGIYVDATQRDSLRMSLAGEGLPSVGAQGYELLDGLSGFGTTSQMFDAAYWRAREGELARTILANPSIRAARVHISTPSGRPFQTREKPTAAVTVSTGAGGLSSSQITALQFLVGSAVTGLSPNDVAIIDDEAGLLSDSTGSAAAGKSGEMADTLRQRAERLLAARVGQGNALVEVSIDTINQSESILERTVDPDSRIAISTDVTETAETSQDSRGGNVTVASNLPDGDAAGGGGTANSENSETRALTNYEMSQTERQIIRNAGDVRRLTVAVLVNDVAETGTDGTVTYAPRKADELTALRELVSLAVGLDEGRGDLITVQSMQFEAVANEGTLVTADATAAPLNMMQLIQVAVAAVVALILGLFVVRPILSGKTAALPPPADQLPRTMIEGDMIDASPEATTQQTQQLPSADAVARLREMIAERETETVQLLQDWMEEPDPRESA, encoded by the coding sequence TTGCAGGGCCTACTTTCAGTCTGGACGAATCTGAACACGCGGCGGCAAATCATCGCGATTCTATCCAGTGCCGCGATCATTGCGCTGGTTGTATTCTTGGCGCGCGGTGCCGGGCAGAAAGACCTCGCCCTTCTTTATGGTGGGCTCGAACCTGCGGCCGCAGGCGACGTGATAACGGCACTTGATCAGCGCGGCGCAATTTATGAAGTGCGCGGCGGCGGCATCTATGTCGATGCCACGCAGCGGGATTCGCTGCGCATGTCACTGGCAGGAGAAGGGCTGCCCTCGGTCGGGGCACAAGGCTATGAATTGCTTGACGGGCTGTCCGGTTTCGGGACGACATCGCAGATGTTCGATGCCGCATACTGGCGCGCCCGCGAGGGGGAGCTTGCCCGCACAATCCTTGCCAATCCAAGCATTCGCGCGGCCCGCGTTCATATATCGACCCCGTCGGGCCGCCCATTTCAAACCCGCGAAAAACCCACGGCCGCCGTGACGGTTTCGACCGGGGCGGGCGGGCTGTCATCGTCGCAGATCACGGCGCTGCAGTTTCTTGTCGGTTCTGCCGTGACAGGGCTGTCGCCCAATGATGTTGCAATCATCGACGATGAAGCAGGACTTTTGTCCGATAGCACAGGGTCGGCGGCAGCGGGCAAATCCGGCGAGATGGCCGACACGTTGCGCCAGCGGGCCGAACGTTTGCTTGCGGCGCGGGTGGGACAGGGCAACGCATTGGTCGAGGTATCAATCGACACCATCAACCAAAGCGAGTCGATCCTGGAACGCACGGTCGATCCCGACAGCCGGATCGCGATCAGCACAGACGTGACGGAAACTGCCGAAACATCCCAAGACAGCCGTGGTGGCAACGTAACGGTCGCATCAAATCTACCGGACGGTGACGCAGCTGGTGGTGGCGGCACTGCGAACTCTGAAAACAGCGAAACCCGCGCGTTGACGAACTATGAGATGTCGCAAACTGAACGCCAGATCATTCGGAATGCCGGTGATGTGCGACGCCTGACCGTTGCAGTACTGGTGAACGATGTGGCGGAAACAGGCACCGACGGAACGGTGACCTATGCGCCGCGCAAAGCCGACGAACTGACAGCGCTGCGGGAATTGGTTTCGCTGGCTGTCGGTCTTGATGAGGGCAGAGGGGACCTGATTACTGTCCAGTCCATGCAATTCGAGGCCGTCGCAAACGAAGGCACGTTGGTCACAGCGGACGCGACCGCTGCACCACTCAATATGATGCAGCTTATTCAGGTGGCCGTTGCCGCCGTGGTTGCACTCATCCTCGGGCTGTTTGTCGTACGGCCAATTCTATCGGGAAAAACAGCCGCCTTGCCACCCCCTGCCGATCAGTTGCCGCGCACCATGATCGAGGGTGACATGATAGATGCATCGCCCGAAGCGACAACGCAACAGACACAGCAGCTGCCATCTGCGGATGCAGTTGCCCGCCTGCGCGAGATGATTGCCGAACGCGAAACAGAAACAGTCCAACTGCTGCAGGACTGGATGGAAGAACCTGACCCGAGGGAGTCTGCGTAA